In one Photobacterium swingsii genomic region, the following are encoded:
- the phhA gene encoding phenylalanine 4-monooxygenase: protein MGSLTQYVSKQPDAKGVIHWSDDENRIWHDLITRQLRCIQGRACDEYCAGLALLDLPQACVPQLHDINQVLLATTGWQCVEVPALINFDRFFTMLANKQFPVATFLRRREEFDYLQEPDFFHEIFGHCAMLTNPAFAAFTHTYGQLGAAASSQDRVYLARLYWFTVEFGLLQAPQGLRIYGGGILSSPAETKYAMASDATTEKAQISAFDPIEVMRTPYRIDIMQPIYFKLSSISQLYDLAQQDIMAMVHQAKQLGLHSPLYPPKLPSEKQDPHLKSA, encoded by the coding sequence ATGGGAAGTTTAACTCAGTATGTTTCTAAGCAACCTGATGCCAAGGGTGTGATTCATTGGAGTGATGATGAAAATCGGATCTGGCATGATTTGATTACTCGTCAACTTCGCTGCATACAAGGGCGAGCGTGTGATGAGTACTGCGCGGGGTTGGCTTTGCTTGATCTTCCACAAGCTTGTGTGCCTCAGTTGCATGATATTAACCAAGTCTTGCTTGCAACGACGGGCTGGCAATGTGTTGAAGTGCCTGCGCTGATTAATTTTGACCGTTTTTTTACCATGCTTGCCAATAAGCAGTTTCCTGTTGCGACTTTTCTACGGCGTCGGGAAGAGTTCGATTATTTGCAAGAACCTGACTTTTTCCATGAAATCTTTGGGCATTGTGCCATGTTAACTAATCCTGCGTTTGCGGCTTTTACACATACCTATGGTCAACTTGGCGCTGCGGCATCGAGTCAAGATCGGGTTTATTTAGCGCGATTATATTGGTTTACAGTGGAGTTTGGTTTATTGCAAGCACCGCAAGGGCTACGGATCTATGGTGGAGGGATCTTATCTTCTCCGGCAGAGACGAAATATGCAATGGCAAGTGATGCGACAACAGAGAAAGCGCAGATAAGCGCCTTTGATCCTATTGAGGTAATGCGAACACCTTATCGAATCGATATTATGCAGCCTATATATTTCAAATTGTCTTCTATTTCGCAACTGTATGATCTTGCACAGCAAGATATTATGGCCATGGTTCATCAAGCCAAACAGCTTGGACTACATTCGCCACTTTACCCACCTAAGCTACCCTCAGAGAAACAAGACCCGCATTTGAAATCAGCCTAA
- a CDS encoding homogentisate 1,2-dioxygenase has translation MRQWFQFPIVEGDASHQAHCDLPPETYERECGKEGFFGPASHMYHKHPPTGWIEWEGELRPRAIDTNKIAVESQTPWDAALLLYNEQLKMRIWRTQTHMDHLVRNGDGDEVLFIHQGSGHLYCDYGHLPFRDGDYIVLPRATSWRIEVNEPVAMLMIEASNSGYQMAERGLVGQHAIYDPAMLEYARIDDAFLAQQNSHQQWQVKLKARQGLNTITYPFNPLDAQGWKGNLTAFKLNWRDIRPLMSHRYHLPPSAHTTFVANGFVICTFVPRPIESDPHALKVPFFHNNDDYDEVLFYHKGNFFSRDNIEAGMITHHPCGFSHGPHPKALKASVEHPKTQTDEVAVMIDARFPLDVAELPQGAENKDYVHSWQQQG, from the coding sequence ATGCGCCAATGGTTCCAATTTCCCATCGTTGAAGGCGATGCGTCACACCAAGCACACTGCGATTTACCGCCAGAAACGTATGAACGTGAATGCGGTAAAGAAGGGTTCTTTGGCCCAGCCAGCCACATGTATCACAAGCACCCACCTACGGGCTGGATCGAATGGGAGGGCGAATTACGCCCACGAGCAATAGACACCAATAAGATCGCCGTTGAAAGTCAGACACCGTGGGATGCTGCATTACTGCTCTATAACGAACAACTAAAAATGCGCATATGGCGAACCCAAACGCACATGGATCACTTAGTACGTAATGGTGATGGTGATGAGGTGCTATTTATTCATCAAGGCAGCGGGCATTTATATTGTGATTATGGTCACTTACCCTTTAGAGACGGTGATTACATCGTACTGCCCAGAGCCACCAGCTGGCGAATAGAAGTCAATGAGCCCGTCGCGATGCTGATGATTGAAGCCAGTAACAGTGGCTATCAAATGGCTGAGCGAGGATTAGTGGGGCAACACGCGATTTATGATCCTGCAATGCTGGAGTATGCGCGGATTGATGACGCATTTTTAGCGCAACAAAACAGTCACCAGCAGTGGCAAGTCAAGCTCAAGGCACGCCAAGGCTTAAATACTATCACCTACCCATTTAATCCATTGGATGCCCAAGGCTGGAAAGGGAATCTAACCGCGTTCAAACTTAATTGGCGTGACATTAGGCCATTGATGAGCCACCGCTATCACTTACCCCCCTCTGCACATACCACTTTTGTTGCCAATGGATTTGTGATTTGTACCTTTGTCCCTCGCCCCATAGAGAGCGACCCTCACGCCTTAAAGGTGCCGTTTTTTCATAATAATGATGATTACGACGAAGTGCTTTTCTACCACAAAGGTAACTTTTTCAGCCGAGACAATATCGAAGCTGGGATGATCACACACCATCCTTGCGGCTTTTCACATGGCCCTCACCCCAAGGCTTTAAAAGCAAGCGTCGAACACCCCAAAACACAAACCGATGAAGTCGCTGTCATGATAGATGCGCGGTTTCCGCTCGATGTCGCCGAGTTGCCGCAAGGTGCTGAAAACAAGGACTACGTCCACTCATGGCAGCAACAAGGTTAA
- the maiA gene encoding maleylacetoacetate isomerase, with amino-acid sequence MKLYDYYRSSASYRVRIALHLKGLSYETVPISLIDGEHQGDDYRHTNPNQRVPSLENEHGPLGQSLAIIEYLDEIYPVPKLLPNNPWQKAQCRSLAMLIACDIHPLNNLQVLNYLNTELGVRQNEKMVWYHYWLNRGLTAFEHLLMQRTTPTNFCCGDQPTLADLCLIPQIYNARRFNFDLDPFPLINDIDSTCQLLPAFQLAHPDHLDKE; translated from the coding sequence ATGAAACTCTATGATTACTACCGATCGTCAGCGTCTTATCGGGTACGTATCGCACTTCACCTCAAGGGGCTGAGTTATGAGACTGTGCCTATCTCTTTGATTGATGGCGAACACCAAGGCGATGATTATCGCCATACCAATCCGAATCAACGCGTACCGAGCCTAGAAAATGAACATGGGCCATTAGGGCAATCCCTTGCGATCATTGAGTACCTTGACGAAATCTATCCAGTCCCCAAACTGCTCCCCAATAACCCTTGGCAAAAAGCCCAGTGTCGCTCACTCGCAATGCTTATTGCTTGCGATATTCATCCATTAAACAACTTACAAGTGCTCAACTACCTCAATACCGAATTAGGGGTTCGCCAAAACGAAAAAATGGTGTGGTATCACTATTGGCTCAACCGCGGTTTAACGGCATTTGAACACCTATTGATGCAACGCACGACGCCAACGAATTTTTGTTGTGGTGATCAACCGACCCTTGCCGATCTATGCCTGATCCCGCAAATTTACAACGCGCGACGATTCAATTTTGATTTAGATCCCTTTCCACTCATTAACGACATAGATAGCACTTGCCAATTGTTACCCGCTTTTCAGCTGGCTCATCCTGACCACCTAGATAAGGAGTAG
- a CDS encoding 4a-hydroxytetrahydrobiopterin dehydratase yields MTSKLHQLKCEACQVDAQPVDDAEIAKLRVNIPDWKVMDRDGILQLEREYRFKNFRLAWAFSNQVAEIAEAEFHHPTITLEWGKVTVCWWSHSIKGLHRNDFICAAKTDQCVEG; encoded by the coding sequence ATGACGTCTAAACTACATCAATTGAAATGTGAAGCGTGTCAGGTGGATGCTCAGCCTGTCGATGATGCCGAAATAGCAAAACTGAGAGTGAATATTCCTGATTGGAAAGTGATGGATCGTGACGGGATTTTGCAGTTAGAGCGTGAATACCGGTTTAAAAACTTCAGATTAGCTTGGGCGTTCAGTAATCAAGTTGCTGAAATTGCAGAGGCCGAGTTTCATCACCCCACAATAACGCTAGAGTGGGGAAAGGTGACTGTTTGCTGGTGGAGTCACTCTATCAAAGGTTTGCATCGTAATGATTTCATTTGTGCAGCGAAAACAGATCAATGTGTAGAGGGGTAA
- a CDS encoding fumarylacetoacetate hydrolase family protein, with product MKLASLKQGRDGQLIVVSRDLTRAIHAHDIAPTLQFALDNWPHVEADLAHLYRNLNNGDAADSFAFNPERCASPLPRAYQWADGSAYVNHVELVRQARGAAMPESFWTDPLMYQGMSDRFLGPTDDIEAADEAWGIDFEGEIAIVTDDVPMGLRTEEAHDHIRLLMLVNDVSLRNLIPNELAKSFGFFQSKPASSFSPVAVTPDELGEAWHDYKLHHRLHVHLNGQLFGQPHAGTDMTFNFAELLQHIAKTRHVSAGSIIGSGTVSNKDRSQGSCCIAEKRMLETLEHGEAQTDFMHFGDTVRIEMFNEANESIFGAIEQRVVRYQHTYLDEDLNHHAVHSSTKR from the coding sequence GTGAAATTAGCCTCTCTCAAGCAAGGTCGTGATGGTCAACTTATCGTCGTATCCCGCGATTTAACCCGTGCCATACATGCACATGATATTGCACCAACTCTACAATTTGCACTCGATAATTGGCCCCATGTTGAAGCTGATTTAGCCCATTTATATCGCAACCTGAATAATGGCGATGCAGCGGACAGCTTTGCATTTAACCCCGAACGCTGCGCCTCTCCATTACCACGTGCGTATCAGTGGGCCGATGGCAGCGCGTATGTCAATCATGTCGAGTTAGTGCGCCAAGCCCGAGGAGCAGCCATGCCTGAAAGCTTTTGGACTGATCCTTTAATGTACCAAGGCATGTCTGACCGATTCTTAGGACCAACCGATGACATAGAAGCGGCAGACGAAGCATGGGGGATCGATTTTGAAGGCGAGATAGCGATAGTGACCGACGATGTTCCTATGGGGCTGCGGACTGAAGAAGCCCACGACCATATTCGGCTATTGATGCTGGTAAATGATGTCTCGCTAAGAAACTTAATCCCTAATGAACTGGCGAAAAGTTTTGGTTTTTTTCAGTCCAAACCCGCCTCTAGCTTCTCCCCTGTGGCTGTCACCCCTGACGAACTTGGAGAAGCATGGCACGACTACAAACTTCACCACCGCTTGCACGTACATCTTAATGGTCAATTATTCGGTCAGCCGCATGCTGGTACTGACATGACATTCAACTTTGCCGAACTACTCCAACACATAGCAAAAACGCGTCATGTGAGTGCTGGTTCTATTATCGGTTCGGGCACGGTTTCGAATAAAGACCGCTCACAAGGCTCATGTTGTATTGCAGAAAAACGGATGTTGGAAACCCTAGAACACGGTGAAGCACAAACCGACTTTATGCACTTTGGCGACACGGTGCGTATCGAGATGTTCAACGAGGCGAACGAATCCATTTTTGGCGCCATTGAGCAACGTGTTGTTCGTTATCAGCACACCTATCTTGATGAAGACTTAAACCATCACGCAGTGCATTCATCCACCAAACGTTAA
- a CDS encoding acetoacetate--CoA ligase, with protein MAASDAKTPKDEGVISWQPSKARIQTSLLYQFMVDVSRRQNRLFHDYHQLHHWSVADSEQFWATVWDFCNVVSADLEIDIETNTDGTEAKLHLPISQCDPSSSMPAKDTIWFPNARLNFAENLLQGWQQQPQEDAVVFYCEDNDALTQRVSWQQLYQHTALLAQYLTEQGVQQGDVVAGYMPNIPQTVIAMLATASLGAIWTSTSPDFGVESVVERFGQTKPKVLLAADSYRYSGKEHSCIKPIQQCLAQLPSVELLIIIPYLSTEMPVVTPPTITLMSWAQIIQQGTEATPYQLEFTPVPFNHPLYILYSSGTTGKPKCIVHSCGGTLLNHLKEHQLHCNIKPLDRLFYFTTCGWMMWNWLVTGLASNATIILYDGSPFYPNGNRLWQLVDDENISLFGTSAKYLEALEKQGYQPRHQYDLSSLQTLCSTGSGLAPEQFDFVYSAIKPDLQLASISGGTDICGCFVIGNPLTPVYRGECQGAALGMAVEVFDGNGDGVLNQQGELVCTNSFPNQPIGFWDDPTGERYHHAYWDTYPNVWHHGDFVCQHTHSQGGFTFFGRSDAVLNPGGVRIGTAEIYRQVNPLAEIVDSIVIGQQWGNDVRVVLFVQLQADQVLDDALRQTINARLRQHCSPRHIPAVILAVTDIPRTKSGKLVELAVKEVVENRKVNNLGALANPAALAEFRDRPELSK; from the coding sequence ATGGCGGCATCAGATGCAAAAACACCAAAAGACGAGGGCGTAATAAGCTGGCAACCAAGCAAAGCGCGAATACAAACTAGCTTGCTGTATCAATTCATGGTGGATGTCAGTCGCCGTCAAAACAGGCTCTTTCACGACTATCATCAACTCCATCACTGGTCTGTGGCTGACAGTGAACAATTTTGGGCAACCGTCTGGGATTTTTGCAATGTGGTAAGTGCTGATCTTGAGATCGATATTGAAACAAATACTGATGGCACTGAAGCAAAACTGCATTTACCCATCAGTCAGTGTGATCCCTCTTCCTCCATGCCAGCAAAAGACACCATCTGGTTTCCCAATGCTCGCCTTAATTTTGCCGAGAACTTATTACAAGGTTGGCAGCAACAACCACAGGAAGACGCGGTTGTCTTTTATTGTGAAGATAACGATGCATTAACGCAGCGGGTAAGTTGGCAACAGCTATACCAACACACCGCCTTATTGGCTCAATATCTTACAGAGCAAGGTGTCCAACAAGGTGATGTCGTCGCTGGCTATATGCCCAATATTCCTCAAACCGTGATTGCCATGCTCGCCACTGCCTCACTTGGCGCGATTTGGACCTCAACCTCCCCCGACTTTGGGGTCGAGAGCGTGGTCGAACGATTTGGTCAAACCAAACCAAAAGTCTTATTGGCTGCCGATAGTTATCGTTACAGTGGAAAAGAACACAGCTGTATCAAGCCGATTCAGCAATGTCTCGCACAGCTACCCAGTGTTGAACTGCTTATTATCATCCCCTACCTTTCCACCGAGATGCCAGTAGTAACACCACCCACTATCACGCTAATGTCTTGGGCACAGATCATTCAACAAGGCACTGAAGCCACCCCGTACCAGCTTGAATTTACTCCTGTGCCTTTCAACCACCCTTTGTATATTTTGTATTCCTCAGGGACCACAGGTAAGCCCAAGTGCATTGTTCATAGCTGTGGTGGTACCTTGTTAAATCACCTCAAAGAACACCAACTTCATTGCAATATAAAGCCGCTTGATCGCCTTTTTTATTTCACTACATGTGGCTGGATGATGTGGAACTGGTTGGTAACTGGATTAGCCTCTAACGCCACGATTATTCTGTATGACGGGTCGCCCTTTTACCCTAATGGCAACAGGCTTTGGCAACTGGTTGACGACGAGAACATCAGCTTATTTGGCACCTCGGCGAAATATTTGGAAGCCTTAGAGAAGCAAGGTTATCAACCTCGCCACCAGTATGACTTATCCTCGTTACAGACCCTATGCTCAACAGGCTCGGGGCTTGCGCCTGAACAATTTGATTTCGTCTATAGCGCTATCAAACCCGACCTACAACTGGCATCAATTTCAGGCGGGACCGACATTTGTGGCTGCTTTGTGATTGGCAACCCGCTCACCCCTGTTTACCGCGGAGAATGCCAAGGTGCCGCACTCGGTATGGCCGTCGAAGTTTTTGATGGCAATGGCGATGGCGTTCTAAATCAGCAAGGAGAATTAGTGTGCACCAATAGTTTCCCCAATCAACCCATTGGCTTTTGGGATGATCCAACAGGTGAGCGTTATCATCATGCTTACTGGGATACCTACCCAAATGTATGGCATCACGGTGATTTCGTGTGCCAACATACTCACTCGCAGGGCGGGTTTACCTTTTTTGGCCGCTCAGATGCCGTGCTTAACCCCGGAGGTGTCCGCATTGGCACCGCAGAAATTTACCGCCAAGTGAACCCGCTAGCTGAAATCGTTGACTCTATCGTGATTGGCCAACAATGGGGTAATGATGTTCGGGTGGTACTCTTTGTTCAGCTACAAGCAGATCAGGTACTAGATGATGCCCTCAGGCAAACAATTAATGCGAGGCTCCGTCAACATTGTTCACCCCGTCATATACCTGCTGTCATTCTTGCCGTTACCGATATTCCCCGCACCAAATCCGGTAAGTTAGTCGAACTGGCCGTCAAAGAGGTAGTTGAAAACAGAAAAGTTAATAACCTTGGGGCGTT